One stretch of Methanocalculus natronophilus DNA includes these proteins:
- a CDS encoding PqqD family protein, whose translation MIKDLFRGYKMKIKKDYILRNVGDETVVVPTGEEAVNFNGMISLNDSGRLLFETLQKESTYEELINVMTNHYN comes from the coding sequence ATGATAAAAGACTTATTCAGGGGGTATAAAATGAAAATAAAAAAAGATTATATTTTAAGAAATGTCGGGGATGAAACAGTGGTCGTACCGACTGGTGAAGAAGCGGTTAATTTTAATGGAATGATTTCGCTTAATGATTCAGGTAGACTCTTATTTGAAACACTCCAAAAAGAATCTACATATGAAGAACTTATTAACGTAATGACCAATCATTATAATG